CTCCTCGTGCGTACGGTGCGGATATGACGAAGCACATCGCCCCGCGCGAGTCGCGAGAGTCCGAGTACAGCCTGGCCCAGCTGCGCGGTGACTGCGCGCGGATGGCTCCGCACTGGGTGGTGCCCGCGGCCGCCGCACCCGCGCGCGTGTCACCGTCCCGTATCCACGGTGTCGTGGTGCCGGCCGCCTCCGCCCGGCTGATCGACGCGATGTCCGAATACGGCGACTGAGGCGCGAAGAGGCGCACGGAGGGAACCGCACGCTCCCCCGCTCCGTCCCATCCGTGCCCCCTGCGGAAGGGGACATGAGACAAGGAGCGATGCGGTGAGCAGCACGGAGAACACTCACGACAGCCCCCGCCGCCGGCGTTCCCCGCTCGCCGTCGCCTCGGTGGCGGTGGCGGTGCTGGTCGCTGGTGGCGGTACGTACTTCGCGACCGCCGGTTTCGGAGGCGGCGGCGACGGCGCGGACGCCAGGAGCGGTGCGCCGGGTGGCGACGGCAATCCGCCCCCGCTCGCCCTCGACAGCAGCAAGGAGAGCGGGGGGCCGGGCAGCATCGCGCCCGGCGAGCCCGACCCGAACGGCGGGATCGTCTACCGGGCCGAGGGCAAGCTGCCGGACGGCCCGGACAAGGCCGCCGTCCACCGTACGAAGGGTGTGGTCACCGAGGCCGAGGTGACCCGGCTGGCGCAGGCGCTCGGCGTGGCGGGCACGCCGCGGCTGGACGGCGCGGCCTGGAAGACCGGGGCCGAGAAGGACGGCTCGGGTCCGATGCTCCAGGTCAACAAGCAGGCGCCGGGCACCTGGACGTTCGCCAGGTTCGGCGCTTCGCCGGGCGGTGACAACTGCCTGAAGGGCAAGGAGTGTCCGGCGCGCGGTGGGACGGCGAAGACCGGCGAGGGCCCGGCGGTGAGCGAGGAGGCCGCGAAGAAGGCCGCATCGCCCGTACTGAAGGCCGTCGGCCAGAGCGACGCCGATCTGGACGCGCGCCAACTGATGGGCGCGGTACGGGTCGTGAACGCCGATCCGTTGGTCGGCGGGCTGCCGACGTACGGCTGGACGACCGGGATCCAGGTCGGCGCGGACGGTCAAGTGGTCGGCGGCAGCGGGCAGTTGAAGAAGCCCGTGAAGAGTGACGAGTATCCGGTGCTCTCGGCCCAGGAGGCGCTGGCGCAGCTGAACAAGGCCGGTGAGGACGCGGGCCCGATCGGGATCGGCGGCTGCGCCACGGCGGTGCCGCTGGAGGGCGAGAAGAAGCCGGAGGGCGAGCAGAAGCCGGCCGCGCCGTGCGAGCCGAAGAGCAGGGCGACCGGTCCTGAGCGGCTGGCGGTCGGCAAGGCGGTCTTCGGGCTGGCCGCGCGGTACGTGGACGGGCAGCAGGCGCTCGTACCGTCGTGGCTGTTCGAGGTGGTGCCGCGGGGCGGCGCCCAGCCGTTCACGGTCACCCAGCTCGCGGTGGACCCGGAGTTCCTGGCGAAGAGCAGCCCGCCGGAGCAGAGCATCAAGCCGACCGAGCCGCCCACGGACCCGGCGGCGCCGTCCGAGCGGCGCATCCAGTCGTACACGGCGGACGGGAAGGTCCTGTCCGTGACGTTCTGGGGCGGGGTGTGCAGCAACTACGCGGCGACGGCGACCGAGAGCGGCAGTCAGGTGAAGGTGCGGATCTCCGAGACGAATCCGGACCCGAAGAGGGTCTGTATCGCCATCGCCAAGGAGCTGACGGAGAAGGTGACGCTGGAGCGGCCGCTGGGCGACCGCAAGGTCGTGGACGCGGCGACGGGCGAGGCCGTGCCGCGGAACTAGGGCCTCTCGTTTGGATCGTGCCGGGCTCGTACGACGAAGGCGGCGGTTCCGGAATCGGGACCGCCGCCTATCGTCTGGGCTCAGCTTTTAGCTGAAGGAGTCGCCGCACGCGCAGGACCCGGAGGCGTTCGGGTTGTCGATCGTGAAGCCCTGCTTCTCGATCGTGTCGACGAAGTCGATGGAGGCACCGCCCAGGTACGGGGCGCTCATCCGGTCGGTGACGACCTTGACGCCGCCGAAGTCCTTGACGACATCGCCGTCGAGCGAACGCTCGTCGAAGAACAGCTGGTAGCGCAGGCCCGAGCAGCCGCCGGGCTGAACGGCGACGCGCAGCGCCAGGTCGTCGCGGCCTTCCTGCTCCAGCAGGCCCTTGACCTTGGCCGCGGCGGCGTCGGACAGGAGGATGCCGTCGCTCACGGTGGTGGTCTCGTCCGATACGGACATCTGCTTCTCTCCCGGGTTGTACGGACACTGCTTGCCGACGATTGCAACCGGCGTGGCCGCGGATTCATTCCGGGCCGAGGACATGTCGTTCCCTTTCATGCTCGCACACCCGGCCACGAGGAGGCACTGGCCTGTGGACGGGGGTGCGTCACATAGACGCTATGGCCATCGTCAAAGTGACGTGAAGCAGTTATGATAGATAGCGTCAAACAGACGAGAAGGTCCCGCTGCAGAAAAGAGAGGGTGCGTGTCGTGACCACCGCCCAAGCCCGCCCGGAGCTCGACGTCCAGCCGACGCCGCTCGCCCTGCTGCTGCTCGGCCGCGAGGCCGACCCCAGGAGCGAGCGCGGCGTGGAGTGCCCCGGCGATCTGCCCTCCCCGTCCGACCCGGACCTGGTGGAGCGTGCTCGTGCAGCCAAGGAGAAGCTCGGGGACAAGGTCTTCGTCCTCGGGCACCACTACCAGCGCGACGAGGTCATCCAGTTCGCGGATGTCACCGGGGACTCCTTCAAACTGGCCAAGGACGCGGCCGCGCGTCCGGAGGCCGAGTACATCGTCTTCTGCGGTGTGCACTTCATGGCCGAGTCCGCGGACATTCTGACCTCGGACGACCAGAAGGTCGTGCTGCCCGACCTGGCGGCCGGCTGCTCGATGGCCGACATGGCGACGGCCGAGCAGGTCGCGGAGTGCTGGGACGTACTGACCGAGGCCGGCATAGCCGAGCAGGTCGTGCCCGTCTCGTACATGAACTCCTCCGCTGACATCAAGGCGTTCACCGGCAAGCACGGCGGGACGATCTGCACCTCGTCGAACGCGAAGCGCGCGCTGGACTGGGCCTTTGAGCAGGGCGAGAAGGTGCTGTTCCTGCCGGACCAGCACCTGGGGCGCAACACCGCGGTGCGGGAGATGGGGATGACGCTGGAGGACTGCGTCCTCTACAACCCCCACAAGCCGAACGGCGGGCTGACCGTCGAGCAGCTGCGCAACGCGAAGATGATCCTGTGGCGCGGGCACTGCTCGGTGCACGGTCGCTTCTCGCTGGACTCGGTCAACGACGTGCGGGAGCGGATTCCGGGCGTGAATGTGCTCGTCCACCCGGAGTGCAAGCACGAGGTCGTGGCGGCGGCGGACCATGTCGGCTCGACGGAGTACATCATCAAGACGCTGGAGGCGGCCCCGGCCGGCTCCAAGTGGGCGATCGGCACCGAGCTCAACCTGGTGCGCCGGGTCGCCGCGGCCCACCCCGACAAAGAGGTCGTCTTCCTCGACAAGACGGTCTGCTTCTGCTCGACGATGAACCGCATCGACCTGCCGCACCTGGTGTGGGCGCTGGAGTCCCTGGCCGAGGGGAATCTGGTCAACCGCATCGAGGTCGACAAGGAGACGGAGAGCTTCGCCAAGCTGGCGCTGGAGCGGATGCTGGCGCTCCCGTAGCCCTTGCGGGGGCCGGTACGACGAGAGGGCCCCAGCCACGGGGCCCTCTCGTCGTCAGGTCAGACCTGGGCCGGTTCCGGGACCGGGGACTCCGAAGTCGTCGCGCCGTCCTCCGGGGCGCCCGGCTTCGACGCCCTCTTCGCCGCCTTCTTCTTCGCGCGGCGCTCCTTGCGGAGTTCCACCATCGCGTACAGCGTCGGCACCAGCAGCAGCGTCAGCAGCGTCGACGTGATCAGGCCGCCGATCACCACCACCGCCAGCGGCTTGGCGATGAACCCGCCCTCGCCCGTGACCCCCAGAGCCATCGGGAGCAGCGCGAAGATCGTCGCCAGTGCCGTCATCAGGATCGGGCGCAGCCGGTGGCGGCCGCCCTCGATGACCGCTTCCACCACGCCCAGGCCCTGCGCCCGGTACTGGTTGATCAGGTCGATCAGCACGATCGCGTTGGTGACCACGATGCCGATGAGCATCAGCATGCCGATCATCGCCGGGACACCCATCGGCGTACCCGTCAGGATCAGCAGCCCGATCGCGCCCGTCGCCGCGAACGGGATGGAAACCAGCAGGATCAGCGGCTGGATCAGCGAGCGGAACGTCGCGACCAGCAGCATGAAGACGATCGCGATCGCCGCCAGCATCGCCAGGCCCAGCGCGGCGAAGGCCTCGTCCTGGTCCTCCGAGACGCCGCCGATGGTCGCGGTGGCACCCTCCGGGAGGTCCAGGGACTTGAGCTTGGTCTGCAGCGACGCGCTCACCGCGCCCGTGTTGTCCCCGGTCGGCTTCGCCGTGATCGTCGCGGCCCGCGAGCCGTCGATCCGGGTCATCGAGACCGGGCCCGGGACCAGCTCGACCTCGGCGATGTCGCCGAGCTTCACCGCGCCGAGGGACAGGTTCCGAAGCTCCGCGAGCGTCTTCGCCGGCTTCGCCGAGGTGATCACGACATCGCGCTCGCTGTCGTCCAGGATCGCCTTGCCCGATGGCGTGCCGCGCACCGCCTGGCCGACCGCCAGACCCAGTGTGGTCTCGTTGAAGCCCGCGTCCGCCGCCTTCGCGTTCGCCTTGACCGAGATCCGCGGGATGCTCTGCGCCAAGTCGCTCTGTACGTCGGTGACGTCGTCGAGCCCCGCCACCTCGGTCCGTACCTCCTCGGCCGCCTTCCGCAGCGTGTCCGCGTCGGACGCCTTCACCACGACGCTCAGGTCCTGGCTGCCGAAGCCGTCGCCGGCCGCGATCGTCGTTTCGCCGATGCCGTCGAGCTTGCCGAGCTCCGCGTCGATGCGGTCACGGGCCTTCTCGTACGACGACGCGTCCTTCAGGGTCAGCTGGTACGAGGCCTGGTTGGCACCCGTACCGCCGCCGAACGCCGCCATGAAGCCGGACGAGCCGACCGTGACCTGGTAGTCCTTGATCTCGTCGACTCCGTCGAGGACCTTCTCGACCTTCTTCGCGGCGGCGTCGGCCGCCTCCAGGCTGGTGCCGGGGGCCAGTTCCTGCTTGACGGACATGACCTCCTGCTCGCCCTGGTCGAAGAAGTTGGTCTTGAGCAGACCGGCCATGCCGAAGGTGCCGAAGAGGATCACGAGCGCCAGGACGACGCTGGTGATGCGGCGACGGGTCGCGAAGCGCAGTACGGGGACGTACATCCGCTGCAGCGGGCTGCGCGCCTCCTTCTCCTCCGCCTTGCGCCGGGCCTCGTCCGGGTCGATGCCCCGTACGTCCTTCGGGGCGCGCAGGAACCAGTACGACAGGACGGGGACGACGGTCAGCGAGACCAGCAGCGAGGCCAGCAGGGCCGCTGTGATGGTCAGCGAGAACGAGCCGAAGAGCTCACCGACCATGCCGCCCACCAGACCGATGGGCAGGAAGACGGCGACGGTGGTCAGCGTCGAGGACGTGACCGCGCCCGCCACCTCCTTCACCGCGGTGATGATCGCCGACTGGCGTTCCTCGCCGTAGCCGAGGTGCCGCTTGATGTTCTCCAGGACCACGATCGAGTCGTCGACGACCCGGCCGATCGCGATGGTCAGCGCGCCCAGCGTGAGCATGTTGAGCGACAGGTCGCGGGTCCACAGCACGATCAGCGCGAGGACGACCGAGAGCGGGATGGAGACCGCGGTGACCAGCGTGGACCGGAGCGAGGCCAGGAAGACGAGGATGATGACGACCGCGAAGAGCAGGCCGAGCGCGCCCTCGGTGGTGAGGCCGGAGATCGCCTTGGAGACGGCCGGGCCCTGGTCGGAGACGACGGTCAGCTCGGCGCCGGAGCCCAGGTCCTTGCGGAGCCCGGGCAGCTTGTCCCGGACCGCGTCGGAGATGGCGACGGCGCTGCCGTCGTTGTCCATGGTGGCGAGGACGGCGAGGCTGGGCTTGCCGTTCGTACGGGTGAGGGAGACGGCGGTCGACGGGGTCTGCTCGACCGTCGCGATGTCACCGAGGCGTACGGGCTTGCCCTTCGCGGGCGGAGCCGCCAGGACACGCAGGTCCTCGATCTGCTTCAGCGTGGTGAAGCCGCCGCCGACCTGGACCGTACGGCTCTTGCCGCCCTCCGCGAAGGAACCGGCCGGCATGGTCGCGCCGCCCGCCTTCAGCGTCTCGGCGAGCGCCATGGTGTTCAGGCCCGCTGCCGCGAGCTTCCTGTCGTCGGGGGTGACGGAGACCTGGAGGTCCTGGACGCCGTCGATGGAGACCTGGCCGACGCCGTCGATGTCCTCGATGGCCGGGACGACGGTGCGCTCCAGCTGGTCGGCGAGCGCCTGCTGGTCCCGGGCGGAGGTGACGGCGAGGACGACGGTCGGGATGTCGTCCGTCGAACCGGCGATGACCTGCGGGTCGACCTCGTCGGGCAGCTGGGTACGGGCGCGGTTCACGGCCTGCTGCACATCGGCGACGAGCTGCTTGGTGCCGTCCCCGTACTCGAAGCCGGCCATGATCACGGCGTTGCCCTCGCTCGCCGTGGACGTGATGCTCTTGATGCCGTCGACGGCCTTGAGGGTGCTCTCGAGCGGTTCGACGACCTGCTTCTCGACCACATCGGGGGACGCGCCCTGGTACGGGGCCAGCACCGACACCATCGGCAGTTCGATGGAGGGCAGCAGTTGCTGCTTGAGCTGGGGGATGGCGATCGCTCCGAAGACGATCGCGACGATCGACATCAGACCGATCAGGGCCCGTTGCGACAGGCTGAATCTGGACAGCCAGGACATGGGGTCTCTCTTCTGTGGCGTGAGCGGCAGGAAGGACGCGGAGGGGCAGTCGGCAGCCCACTCATACGATCAGCCATTCGAGAGGGCCCAACCGTAGACCCCAGGTCCAGTTCCTTATCTCGCGCATACCGCAGCTGGAGTACGCGGGTCGCCGGCTCACTCCACCCTTGGACGTACCAGGCCCGATTCGTATGCAATAACCACCAATTGGGCCCGGTCGCGGGCGCCCAGTTTCGCCATCGCCCGGTTCACATGGGTCTTGACGGTCAGCGGACTGACCTCGAGGCGCTCCGCGATCTCGTCGTTGGAGTGACCGCCTGCGACCAGGACGAGGACCTCGCGCTCGCGCACGGTGAGCGCGCCGAGCCGCTCGGAGCGCACCCGGTTCCGCGACTCGTCGTCAAAACCGCCGCCCTGCGCAAGGAACTTGGCGATCAGCCCTTTGGTCGCGACCGGGGACAGCAGCGCCTCACCCGCCGCGGCGATACGGATGGCGTTGAGTAGTTCGTCCGGTTCCGCACCCTTGCCGAGGAAGCCCGATGCGCCTGCCCGCAACGACTGCACGACGTACTCGTCCACCTCGAAAGTGGTGAGCATGACGACGCGTACATACGCGAGTTCGGGGTCGGCGCTGATCATGCGCGTCGCGGCGAGACCGTCCGTGCCCGGCATCCGGATGTCCATCAGGACGACATCGGGCTTGGCGGAACGGCTGAGGGCCACCGCCTCGGCGCCGTCCGCGGCCTCCGCGACGACCTCCATGTCGGGTTCGGAGTCCACCAGGACCCGGAACGCGCTGCGCAGCAGTGTCTGGTCGTCGGCCAGAAGCACCCTGATCGTCATCCGTCCTCCGCCGTCCGAGCCTTGAGGGGCAGTATCGCCTGCACGCGGAAGCCGCCGCCGTAGCGGGGGCCCACGGTGAGCCTGCCGCCGAGCGCGCCGACCCTCTCGCGCATGCCGAGCAGACCGTGACCGCCGCCGTCCGCCGGGCCTTCGGCCTCCGCGCCGTTGTCGAGCACGGTGACCTCCACGGTCGGGCCGACCCGTACCACGCTCACCTCGGCCTTCGCGTCCGTACCCGCGTGCTTCCGCACATTGGTCAGCGCCTCCTGGATGATCCGGTACGCCGCGAGGTCGACGGCCGCGGACAGCCGTACGCCGTCGTCCGCGCGGGCCACTTCGACCGGCAGACCGGCCTGCCGGAAGGTGGTGACCAGCTCGTCGAGGACATCGAGGCCGGGCGCCGGTTCGGTGGGGGCCTCCGGATCGCCGGACTGGCGGAGCAGCCCGACCGTGGCACGCAGTTCGTTCAGCGCGGAGCGGCTGGCCTCCCGCACATGGGCGAGGGCTTCCTTGGCCTGGTCGGGCCGCCGGTCCATGACATGCGCGGCGACACCCGCCTGGACGTTGACGAGGGCGATGTGGTGCGCGACCACATCGTGGAGATCGCGGGCGATCCGCAGCCGCTCCTCGGCGACCCGGCGGCGCGCCTCCTCCTCGCGGGTGCGCTCGGCGC
The Streptomyces lunaelactis genome window above contains:
- a CDS encoding efflux RND transporter permease subunit; this translates as MSWLSRFSLSQRALIGLMSIVAIVFGAIAIPQLKQQLLPSIELPMVSVLAPYQGASPDVVEKQVVEPLESTLKAVDGIKSITSTASEGNAVIMAGFEYGDGTKQLVADVQQAVNRARTQLPDEVDPQVIAGSTDDIPTVVLAVTSARDQQALADQLERTVVPAIEDIDGVGQVSIDGVQDLQVSVTPDDRKLAAAGLNTMALAETLKAGGATMPAGSFAEGGKSRTVQVGGGFTTLKQIEDLRVLAAPPAKGKPVRLGDIATVEQTPSTAVSLTRTNGKPSLAVLATMDNDGSAVAISDAVRDKLPGLRKDLGSGAELTVVSDQGPAVSKAISGLTTEGALGLLFAVVIILVFLASLRSTLVTAVSIPLSVVLALIVLWTRDLSLNMLTLGALTIAIGRVVDDSIVVLENIKRHLGYGEERQSAIITAVKEVAGAVTSSTLTTVAVFLPIGLVGGMVGELFGSFSLTITAALLASLLVSLTVVPVLSYWFLRAPKDVRGIDPDEARRKAEEKEARSPLQRMYVPVLRFATRRRITSVVLALVILFGTFGMAGLLKTNFFDQGEQEVMSVKQELAPGTSLEAADAAAKKVEKVLDGVDEIKDYQVTVGSSGFMAAFGGGTGANQASYQLTLKDASSYEKARDRIDAELGKLDGIGETTIAAGDGFGSQDLSVVVKASDADTLRKAAEEVRTEVAGLDDVTDVQSDLAQSIPRISVKANAKAADAGFNETTLGLAVGQAVRGTPSGKAILDDSERDVVITSAKPAKTLAELRNLSLGAVKLGDIAEVELVPGPVSMTRIDGSRAATITAKPTGDNTGAVSASLQTKLKSLDLPEGATATIGGVSEDQDEAFAALGLAMLAAIAIVFMLLVATFRSLIQPLILLVSIPFAATGAIGLLILTGTPMGVPAMIGMLMLIGIVVTNAIVLIDLINQYRAQGLGVVEAVIEGGRHRLRPILMTALATIFALLPMALGVTGEGGFIAKPLAVVVIGGLITSTLLTLLLVPTLYAMVELRKERRAKKKAAKRASKPGAPEDGATTSESPVPEPAQV
- a CDS encoding response regulator; the protein is MTIRVLLADDQTLLRSAFRVLVDSEPDMEVVAEAADGAEAVALSRSAKPDVVLMDIRMPGTDGLAATRMISADPELAYVRVVMLTTFEVDEYVVQSLRAGASGFLGKGAEPDELLNAIRIAAAGEALLSPVATKGLIAKFLAQGGGFDDESRNRVRSERLGALTVREREVLVLVAGGHSNDEIAERLEVSPLTVKTHVNRAMAKLGARDRAQLVVIAYESGLVRPRVE
- the nadA gene encoding quinolinate synthase NadA, with protein sequence MRVVTTAQARPELDVQPTPLALLLLGREADPRSERGVECPGDLPSPSDPDLVERARAAKEKLGDKVFVLGHHYQRDEVIQFADVTGDSFKLAKDAAARPEAEYIVFCGVHFMAESADILTSDDQKVVLPDLAAGCSMADMATAEQVAECWDVLTEAGIAEQVVPVSYMNSSADIKAFTGKHGGTICTSSNAKRALDWAFEQGEKVLFLPDQHLGRNTAVREMGMTLEDCVLYNPHKPNGGLTVEQLRNAKMILWRGHCSVHGRFSLDSVNDVRERIPGVNVLVHPECKHEVVAAADHVGSTEYIIKTLEAAPAGSKWAIGTELNLVRRVAAAHPDKEVVFLDKTVCFCSTMNRIDLPHLVWALESLAEGNLVNRIEVDKETESFAKLALERMLALP
- a CDS encoding HesB/IscA family protein is translated as MSVSDETTTVSDGILLSDAAAAKVKGLLEQEGRDDLALRVAVQPGGCSGLRYQLFFDERSLDGDVVKDFGGVKVVTDRMSAPYLGGASIDFVDTIEKQGFTIDNPNASGSCACGDSFS
- a CDS encoding sensor histidine kinase, whose translation is MTSLATGFARTQRWLRAHPLAFDGALAVVVLVCMLVGSFADPNGRHGPEFGGRTPELRSVVLVVLVAGALVFRRRNPMAVLVFTTAVSVVELVAGEPPAPIAMSAAVALYTVASRTDRSTTWRVGLLTMGVLTAAAMVFGSTPWYTQENLGIFAWTGMAAAAGDAVRSRRAFVDAIRERAERAERTREEEARRRVAEERLRIARDLHDVVAHHIALVNVQAGVAAHVMDRRPDQAKEALAHVREASRSALNELRATVGLLRQSGDPEAPTEPAPGLDVLDELVTTFRQAGLPVEVARADDGVRLSAAVDLAAYRIIQEALTNVRKHAGTDAKAEVSVVRVGPTVEVTVLDNGAEAEGPADGGGHGLLGMRERVGALGGRLTVGPRYGGGFRVQAILPLKARTAEDG